One segment of Eschrichtius robustus isolate mEscRob2 chromosome 3, mEscRob2.pri, whole genome shotgun sequence DNA contains the following:
- the FNDC5 gene encoding LOW QUALITY PROTEIN: fibronectin type III domain-containing protein 5 (The sequence of the model RefSeq protein was modified relative to this genomic sequence to represent the inferred CDS: inserted 1 base in 1 codon), producing MHPGPPRAALRLWLGCVCLALVQADSPSAPVNVTVRHLKANSAVVSWDVLEDEVVIGFAISQQKKDVRMLRFIQEVNTTTRSCALWDLEEDTEYIVHVQAISIQGQSPASEPVLFKTPREAEKMASKNKDEVTMKEMGRNQQLRTGEVLIIVVVLFMWAGVIALFCRQYDIIKDNEPNNNKEKTKSASETSTPEHQSGGLLRSKVRARPGPGRGRRGWYPGSPRAAEGVSXGAWHGCSWTEPSLAAARVTPGTLQIDFGSSPFAGCQEPVGV from the exons ATGCACCCCGGGCCGCCCCGCGCCGCGCTCCGCCTGTGGCTGGGCTGCGTCTGCCTCGCGCTGGTGCAGGCGG atagCCCCTCGGCCCCAGTGAATGTCACCGTCAGGCACCTCAAGGCCAACTCTGCAGTGGTGAGCTGGGACGTCCTGGAGGATGAGGTCGTCATTGGATTTGCCATCTCTCAGCAG AAGAAGGACGTGCGGATGCTGCGCTTCATCCAGGAGGTGAACACCACCACCCGCTCGTGCGCGCTCTGGGACCTGGAGGAGGACACCGAGTACATCGTGCACGTGCAGGCCATCTCCATTCAGGGCCAGAGTCCGGCGAGCGAGCCCGTGCTCTTTAAGACGCCACGGGAGGCTGAGAAGATGGCCTCGAAGAACAAAG ATGAGGTGACCATGAAGGAGATGGGGAGGAACCAACAGCTGCGGACGGGCGAGGTGCTGATCATCGTCGTGGTCCTGTTCATGTGGGCCG GCGTCATCGCCCTCTTCTGCCGCCAGTATGACATTATCAAGGACAATGAACCCAATAACAACAAGGAAAAAACCAAGAGTGCATCAGAAACCAGCACACCAGAGCACCAAAGCGGGGGCCTTCTCCGCAGCAAGGTGAGGGCAAGACCTGGGCCCGGGCGGGGGCGCCGTGGCTGGTACCCTGGTAGTCCCCGGGCTGCAGAAGGGGTCA TTGGGGCCTGGCATGGCTGCAGCTGGACAGAGCCAAGCTTGGCCGCTGCCCGTGTGACACCGGGGACACTGCAAATTGATTTTGGATCCTCTCCTTTTGCAGGGTGCCAGGAGCCAGTAGGGGTTTAA